The following coding sequences lie in one Vibrio sp. BS-M-Sm-2 genomic window:
- a CDS encoding L-alanine exporter AlaE — protein sequence MKSRGPFCIRNAAADTFAMVVFCFISGMIVEVFISGMTFEQSLASRTLSIPVNIAIAWPYGVFRDWFLRNGAKLSQSSLMKNLSDLMAYVLFQSPVYTGILLAVGASGDQIVTAVTSNAVISCGMGVLYGYFLDMCRKWFRVPGYYQQA from the coding sequence ATGAAGTCTCGTGGTCCATTTTGTATTCGAAACGCAGCTGCGGATACATTTGCTATGGTCGTTTTCTGTTTTATTTCAGGCATGATCGTAGAAGTGTTTATTTCTGGTATGACGTTTGAGCAATCTCTTGCTTCTCGAACGTTATCTATTCCGGTAAACATTGCTATCGCTTGGCCTTATGGCGTTTTTCGTGATTGGTTCTTGCGCAATGGTGCTAAACTTTCACAAAGCTCATTGATGAAAAATTTGTCTGATTTGATGGCATACGTGTTATTCCAGTCTCCTGTGTATACAGGTATTTTGTTGGCAGTAGGTGCTTCAGGCGACCAGATCGTGACGGCTGTAACCAGTAATGCAGTTATCTCGTGCGGTATGGGCGTACTTTACGGCTACTTCCTAGATATGTGTCGTAAATGGTTTCGAGTTCCAGGCTACTATCAACAAGCTTAA
- a CDS encoding potassium channel family protein translates to MIIWLQLKRWIKANIFVLNGKNLLFTFLGYIALSWLMLYLAGETDLTSSVTVFAYYLVVTASTVGYGDLSPTTVAGQWIVILFVIPGGLSLFAALLGKVATEGVEYWRAGLLGKRRVRVDNHILMLGWNEQRTIHLIRMLQHEETGKRPIVLCTRSDIENPLPGEINFVKVNSYTDGKEMEKTGIESASCILIDNPEDDITLSAALYCANRNPKAHLLVYFKDEALSDLLHKHCPNSECIPAVGAEMLAKAAVDPGSSALHQELLSSTRGMTQYSTYFPEDAEPVTVAPIFSVFKEKYQATLIAIDTGSGIELNPELDQVVSSGTKLFYIADERIDDFDWKGF, encoded by the coding sequence ATGATAATCTGGTTACAACTCAAACGCTGGATCAAAGCAAACATCTTTGTTTTGAATGGCAAAAACTTACTGTTCACTTTTCTTGGCTACATCGCTCTATCGTGGCTGATGCTGTATTTGGCGGGTGAAACAGATTTAACCAGTTCGGTCACCGTATTCGCTTACTACTTGGTGGTAACGGCTTCTACAGTTGGTTATGGTGATTTATCACCGACCACGGTAGCGGGGCAGTGGATTGTTATTCTATTTGTGATTCCCGGTGGGTTGAGCCTTTTCGCCGCATTACTGGGTAAAGTGGCGACAGAAGGTGTTGAATATTGGCGAGCGGGCTTGCTAGGAAAAAGGAGAGTTAGAGTGGACAACCACATTTTGATGTTGGGGTGGAATGAGCAAAGAACCATTCATCTCATCCGCATGCTACAACACGAAGAAACAGGTAAGCGACCAATCGTATTATGTACCCGTTCAGATATCGAGAACCCGTTACCCGGTGAAATCAATTTCGTTAAAGTAAACAGCTACACCGATGGCAAAGAGATGGAGAAAACGGGCATTGAGTCTGCAAGTTGCATCTTGATTGATAACCCAGAAGACGACATTACGTTATCTGCGGCGCTTTACTGTGCCAACCGAAACCCTAAGGCACACCTTCTTGTTTACTTTAAAGACGAAGCGCTGAGCGATTTATTGCACAAGCATTGCCCTAACTCAGAATGTATTCCAGCGGTGGGTGCTGAGATGTTAGCAAAGGCTGCGGTAGACCCAGGATCAAGTGCGCTTCATCAAGAGTTATTGAGCTCAACAAGAGGCATGACGCAGTATTCAACGTATTTCCCTGAAGACGCCGAGCCTGTCACCGTTGCGCCTATTTTCTCTGTGTTTAAAGAGAAGTATCAAGCAACGCTGATCGCGATTGATACGGGGAGTGGTATTGAACTCAACCCAGAATTAGACCAAGTGGTAAGTAGTGGCACTAAGCTGTTTTATATTGCTGATGAGCGCATTGATGACTTCGATTGGAAAGGCTTCTAA
- a CDS encoding hybrid sensor histidine kinase/response regulator, which yields MVALGLYLAMFIAIVGSVTYYVVESPVRAKLQQNLDLRTQLLSALITEPLSSSQGFVDSLVGFAQAHRNGDDVTLLLKSMLAASDDTIVSAGIWPEPYALDSKKLLNSHFFNKADDGKIDQLFSYNNPKNTPYQEEYWYTSVANKKQGTISWSDVYIDPYTHVRMITASSPYYYAGVFSGVATVDLSLEELLGFIKNHAEEYNLGIMLRDKLNQVLVSHNFNLVEGIYISSNQFGDFGWQVDVVNSKSRVADEVFRQVMSIEGGIVPLLLLCVMAGYYLLNRYLISPITNIATQVNSSKAGEVIDVDYSSHDEIGHLIKTFNEKTVYLEAEKVKAQASTNAKTAFLATLSHEIRTPMNGVLGTAQILLKTPLNSEQEKHLKSLYESGDHMMTLLNEILDFSKIEQGRLDLDETRFPLDSIIGSINSVYYTLSSEKGLQFKVYSEVPSGRWYFSDKARLRQILFNLLNNAVKFTSRGFVEVYLKEVVDGSDTYLSIRVRDTGIGISKEAQKRIFKPFEQAESSTTRRFGGTGLGLAIVKKIAQLMDGSITVTSEEGIGTSFDVRLKIQPCQPGEIESLPHKKLDYSGLKVLIVEDNRTNTVIIETFMSSKGFICKSVENGELAIQAAVAERFDLILMDNHMPVMDGVESTTAIRALIGDVSSVLVFGCTADVFKETRERMLGAGVDYIIAKPIDERELDDALFRYSNKLYQYHDVKADELESQDVKQHDSKSTSESLPKPDLRNKDNTEELLVTLYVALEDNNLELIQFALESLRVHVEPMNNAELTYQVDKALEQVSLGSPPTQDVINIITVNLPMA from the coding sequence ATGGTAGCGCTTGGATTATACCTTGCGATGTTTATTGCCATTGTCGGTAGTGTGACGTATTACGTCGTAGAATCCCCTGTGCGCGCCAAATTACAACAAAACCTCGACTTACGTACGCAACTATTATCCGCATTGATTACAGAGCCACTCAGCAGCTCTCAAGGCTTTGTTGATAGTTTAGTGGGATTTGCACAAGCGCATCGTAACGGTGATGACGTCACTCTGCTACTGAAGTCAATGCTGGCAGCGAGCGATGATACGATCGTTAGCGCAGGTATTTGGCCAGAGCCTTATGCGCTTGATTCTAAAAAGCTCCTTAATAGTCATTTTTTCAATAAAGCAGACGATGGTAAGATTGACCAGTTGTTTTCTTACAACAATCCTAAAAACACCCCGTATCAAGAAGAGTATTGGTACACCTCTGTAGCCAATAAAAAACAAGGAACGATCTCTTGGAGCGACGTGTATATTGATCCCTACACGCACGTACGGATGATCACTGCTTCATCCCCTTACTACTATGCAGGCGTTTTTTCCGGCGTTGCGACGGTGGATCTCTCGCTTGAAGAGCTGCTTGGCTTCATCAAGAACCACGCCGAAGAGTACAATCTTGGTATTATGCTCAGAGATAAACTCAATCAAGTGTTGGTGTCCCATAACTTCAATCTCGTTGAAGGGATCTACATCAGTAGCAATCAATTTGGTGACTTCGGTTGGCAAGTGGATGTGGTGAACTCCAAGTCACGGGTAGCGGACGAGGTGTTTCGTCAGGTAATGAGTATTGAGGGCGGTATTGTACCCTTGTTACTACTCTGTGTGATGGCGGGTTATTACTTACTTAACCGTTACTTAATCAGTCCAATCACCAACATTGCCACTCAAGTAAACAGTTCGAAGGCCGGTGAAGTGATTGACGTTGATTATTCAAGCCACGATGAGATCGGCCACCTGATTAAAACCTTCAATGAGAAGACGGTGTATCTCGAAGCTGAAAAAGTGAAAGCACAAGCATCTACCAATGCTAAAACCGCTTTCCTTGCGACACTGTCACATGAAATTCGTACCCCTATGAATGGGGTGTTGGGTACTGCTCAGATCTTATTAAAAACACCTCTAAATTCTGAACAAGAGAAGCATCTCAAGAGTTTGTATGAGTCCGGCGATCATATGATGACTCTTCTCAACGAGATATTAGACTTCTCGAAGATCGAGCAGGGTAGATTGGATCTTGATGAAACACGTTTCCCGCTTGATTCGATCATCGGCAGTATTAACAGTGTTTACTACACATTGTCTTCCGAGAAAGGGCTTCAATTCAAAGTGTACTCCGAGGTGCCTTCTGGTCGTTGGTACTTCTCAGATAAAGCCCGCCTTCGCCAAATTTTGTTTAATTTATTGAACAACGCAGTGAAGTTTACCTCCAGAGGCTTTGTTGAGGTGTACCTTAAAGAAGTCGTAGACGGGAGTGACACCTATCTTAGTATTCGAGTTCGTGATACAGGAATTGGTATCTCTAAAGAAGCTCAAAAGCGTATTTTTAAACCGTTTGAGCAAGCGGAGTCTTCCACTACAAGGCGTTTTGGCGGTACTGGTCTTGGCTTAGCGATTGTGAAGAAAATTGCCCAACTGATGGATGGCAGTATCACCGTTACCAGTGAAGAGGGGATAGGCACTAGCTTTGATGTTCGCTTGAAGATTCAGCCATGTCAGCCTGGTGAAATAGAGAGCTTGCCACACAAGAAACTGGACTACTCCGGCTTAAAAGTATTGATTGTCGAGGACAACCGAACTAACACGGTGATCATTGAAACTTTCATGAGCAGTAAAGGATTCATTTGTAAGAGCGTCGAGAATGGTGAGTTAGCGATACAAGCCGCGGTTGCTGAGCGCTTTGATTTGATACTCATGGATAACCATATGCCAGTGATGGATGGTGTTGAATCAACCACTGCTATTCGTGCTTTGATAGGTGATGTGTCATCGGTATTGGTGTTTGGTTGTACGGCTGATGTCTTTAAAGAGACTCGCGAGCGTATGCTGGGGGCGGGTGTGGATTATATTATCGCTAAGCCGATTGATGAGCGTGAACTGGATGATGCCTTGTTCCGCTATTCAAATAAGCTTTACCAATACCATGACGTAAAAGCGGATGAGCTCGAAAGCCAAGACGTAAAACAACACGATTCAAAAAGTACAAGCGAGTCATTGCCTAAACCTGATCTTCGCAACAAAGATAACACTGAAGAGCTATTAGTGACGCTGTATGTGGCGCTAGAAGACAACAACCTAGAACTGATTCAATTTGCACTAGAGAGTCTACGTGTCCACGTTGAACCTATGAACAACGCTGAACTTACTTATCAAGTCGATAAAGCGTTAGAGCAGGTTTCTTTAGGATCACCACCTACACAAGATGTCATTAATATCATTACTGTAAATCTACCGATGGCTTAA
- a CDS encoding UPF0149 family protein, whose protein sequence is MTLQDILALPELEGKLITEHKTMGFVTAMAAAPNVLTPHEWLPFLWGGEEVAPFTDGEQLESYIEVIIELWNKTRPELIEGTWVWPEACQLDDEEVVNTAARDFCEGLLQGWQIARDDWETLMPEESEDNALVGGVLLSLSMLYDPETSIATLAEQGIEGLEQFEEIFNAVPVMLCGLTQRGIALAEAQ, encoded by the coding sequence TTGACTTTACAAGATATTCTTGCGCTTCCAGAGTTGGAAGGAAAGCTAATCACAGAACACAAAACAATGGGGTTTGTCACTGCAATGGCAGCGGCACCGAATGTGTTAACCCCGCATGAGTGGCTACCGTTCTTATGGGGTGGCGAAGAAGTCGCGCCTTTTACGGATGGTGAACAGCTAGAAAGCTACATTGAAGTTATCATCGAGCTTTGGAATAAAACTCGCCCAGAACTGATTGAAGGTACTTGGGTTTGGCCTGAAGCTTGTCAATTAGACGACGAAGAAGTGGTTAACACTGCCGCTCGTGATTTTTGTGAAGGCTTGCTTCAAGGCTGGCAGATTGCTCGTGATGATTGGGAAACGCTAATGCCTGAAGAGAGCGAAGACAACGCGCTTGTTGGTGGCGTATTACTTTCACTGAGTATGCTTTACGATCCAGAAACTTCAATTGCTACGCTTGCAGAGCAAGGCATCGAAGGCCTAGAGCAGTTCGAAGAGATCTTTAACGCTGTTCCTGTCATGCTTTGCGGTCTCACTCAACGTGGTATTGCACTGGCTGAAGCTCAATAA
- a CDS encoding D-amino acid dehydrogenase — protein MEVIVIGSGVIGLTSAWYLAKEGHSVTVIDRQDSSGKETSFANAGQISYGYSSPWAAPGIPLKAMKWLTQEHAPLKVKPSLSPELVTWASKMLANCNEAKYAVNKSRMLRVANFSRECLTHLRTSEDLAYEGRQKGTLQVFRSEKQLDAIQQDMKLLTESGIKHSLFDVEQCLSVESGLADVKDKLVGGLYLPHDETGDCHQFCLALTEKAKQLGVRFVFDTEVVSLNHQNQNIESITTTQGVFKADAYVVASGSYSRGLLRQVDLSIPVYPVKGYSLTLPIVNADKSPTSTVMDETYKVAMTRFDDRIRIAGTAELAGFNYLIPEKRKATIDMVIKDLFPQAGDFSKAEYWTGLRPMTPDGTPIIGETPIKNLFTNTGHGTLGWTMACGSGKILASVVSGSASDIKTDDLSIYRYM, from the coding sequence ATGGAAGTAATTGTGATTGGCAGCGGTGTTATTGGCTTGACCAGTGCTTGGTATCTGGCGAAAGAGGGCCACTCGGTGACGGTTATTGATCGTCAAGATAGTAGTGGCAAGGAAACCAGCTTTGCGAATGCAGGGCAGATTTCTTACGGCTATTCTTCACCATGGGCGGCGCCTGGGATTCCGTTGAAAGCAATGAAATGGCTTACCCAAGAGCACGCTCCTTTAAAAGTGAAACCGTCACTTTCTCCGGAATTAGTTACTTGGGCGAGTAAGATGCTGGCCAACTGTAATGAAGCCAAGTACGCCGTGAATAAGTCACGCATGTTAAGAGTGGCAAACTTCAGTCGAGAGTGTCTCACTCATCTAAGAACCAGTGAAGATTTGGCTTATGAGGGCAGGCAGAAAGGCACCTTGCAAGTATTCCGAAGCGAGAAGCAACTCGATGCGATTCAGCAGGATATGAAGCTATTAACAGAGAGTGGAATCAAACACTCGCTGTTTGATGTTGAACAGTGTCTATCAGTGGAGTCGGGTTTAGCGGACGTTAAAGACAAACTGGTGGGCGGCTTATATTTACCTCATGATGAAACCGGTGATTGTCATCAGTTCTGTTTAGCGCTGACTGAGAAGGCCAAGCAACTTGGTGTTAGGTTCGTGTTTGATACTGAAGTGGTAAGTTTGAATCATCAGAATCAAAACATCGAGAGTATTACAACGACTCAAGGTGTATTCAAAGCGGACGCTTACGTAGTTGCATCAGGCAGTTATTCTCGAGGTCTGTTGAGACAAGTCGACTTGTCGATCCCGGTTTATCCAGTTAAAGGTTATTCACTAACACTACCGATCGTGAATGCAGATAAGTCACCAACCTCGACTGTTATGGATGAAACCTACAAGGTAGCGATGACGCGATTTGATGATCGTATTCGCATTGCAGGGACGGCAGAACTTGCAGGTTTCAATTACCTGATTCCAGAAAAACGCAAAGCCACGATTGATATGGTGATAAAAGATCTTTTCCCACAGGCGGGGGATTTCTCTAAGGCAGAATACTGGACAGGGTTAAGGCCAATGACACCAGATGGTACGCCTATAATCGGCGAAACGCCTATCAAGAATCTATTTACCAATACAGGCCATGGAACATTAGGTTGGACAATGGCATGTGGCTCAGGAAAGATCTTGGCAAGCGTGGTCAGTGGCTCTGCCAGTGATATTAAAACTGATGACTTAAGTATCTATCGCTATATGTAA
- the nadA gene encoding quinolinate synthase NadA, giving the protein MSHILDKIDTVYPFPPKPVPLSDAQKQAHIANIKKLLQEKDAVLIAHYYTDPEIQALAEETGGFVGDSLEMAKFGNRHSASTLIIAGVRFMGESAKILTPEKRILMPTLEAECSLDLGCPADKFTEFCDAHPDHTVVVYANTSAAVKARADWVVTSSIALEIVESLDAEGKPIIWGPDRHLGSYIANQTGADMLLWQGECIVHDEFSADALKKMKSVYPEAAILVHPESPASVVELADAVGSTSQLIKKAKELPHPQMIVATDKGIFFKMQQLVPEKELIEAPTAGAGATCRSCAHCPWMAMNGLEAIENALENGGEQHEIFVSDELRVKSLIPLNRMLDFAEQLNVQVKGNA; this is encoded by the coding sequence ATGAGTCATATACTAGATAAAATCGATACAGTTTACCCGTTTCCGCCTAAGCCAGTTCCATTGAGCGATGCTCAGAAACAGGCCCACATCGCAAACATCAAAAAACTACTTCAAGAAAAAGATGCAGTTCTAATTGCACACTACTACACCGATCCTGAAATTCAGGCTCTGGCAGAAGAAACTGGCGGTTTCGTTGGCGATTCATTAGAAATGGCTAAATTCGGTAACCGTCATTCAGCAAGCACTTTGATCATCGCTGGTGTTCGTTTCATGGGTGAGTCTGCAAAGATTCTTACTCCTGAAAAACGCATTCTAATGCCAACACTCGAAGCTGAATGTTCGCTTGATCTTGGTTGTCCGGCTGACAAATTTACAGAATTTTGTGATGCTCACCCTGACCACACCGTGGTTGTATACGCGAACACTTCAGCGGCTGTCAAAGCTCGTGCAGACTGGGTGGTTACGTCGAGCATCGCTTTAGAAATCGTTGAAAGCCTAGACGCTGAAGGCAAACCTATTATTTGGGGCCCAGACCGTCACCTAGGTTCTTACATCGCAAATCAAACCGGCGCTGACATGTTGCTTTGGCAAGGTGAGTGTATCGTTCATGATGAGTTCTCAGCTGATGCTTTGAAAAAAATGAAATCGGTATACCCAGAAGCGGCTATTTTGGTACACCCAGAATCACCAGCAAGCGTGGTTGAACTGGCTGATGCTGTAGGCTCAACAAGCCAGCTGATCAAGAAAGCAAAAGAGCTGCCTCATCCACAGATGATTGTGGCGACAGACAAAGGTATCTTCTTCAAGATGCAGCAATTGGTTCCTGAAAAAGAGCTGATTGAAGCGCCGACAGCGGGTGCTGGTGCAACGTGTCGTAGCTGTGCACACTGTCCTTGGATGGCAATGAACGGCCTTGAAGCGATTGAAAACGCACTTGAGAATGGTGGTGAGCAACACGAAATCTTCGTTTCTGACGAGCTACGTGTAAAGTCTCTTATCCCTTTGAACCGCATGCTAGATTTCGCAGAGCAGTTAAATGTGCAGGTAAAAGGTAACGCGTAA
- the gltS gene encoding sodium/glutamate symporter translates to MTETLVSPMLSFTIAISLLFIGKGLIERSEVLRKYSLPEPVIGGFVCAATVAALYYIFEIQITFSLDVRDFLLLYFFAGIGLQADIKTLVKGGRPLFILLCLASTFIVLQNVVGMAVASGFGMDAKAGLLSGSISLIGGVGTTLAWAPMFVEEFGIANALELGVASNTVGLIAACVIGGPIANYLLNKHKVSPSNEEEVTVGAYQESETKTELSHYGVLWAWLILNLTLMLGYSLSEVIDSMGLKLPLFVSCLIAGILIGNVGRALFKKRRTQEKIAQGRKGLAMISDICLGMFLTMALMGLRIWDLDGLFGYISVVMSIQILLSLLFTIFVVYYLMGRNYDSVVICSGFGGITLGSTATAIVNMTAVTHRYGASPQAFIVVPLVCGFFVDLINALVISFFVGL, encoded by the coding sequence ATGACAGAAACCCTAGTTTCTCCAATGCTCTCTTTTACGATCGCGATTTCGTTACTGTTTATCGGTAAAGGTTTGATTGAGCGATCTGAAGTATTAAGAAAGTATTCACTGCCAGAGCCTGTGATTGGTGGCTTTGTCTGCGCAGCGACCGTAGCAGCGCTTTACTATATTTTTGAAATCCAAATCACCTTTAGTCTAGATGTCAGAGACTTTTTGCTGCTTTACTTTTTTGCTGGTATTGGACTTCAAGCGGATATTAAGACTTTAGTTAAGGGCGGGCGGCCGTTGTTTATCCTGCTTTGTCTCGCTTCGACTTTTATTGTCCTTCAAAACGTTGTTGGCATGGCTGTCGCGTCGGGTTTTGGTATGGACGCGAAAGCGGGTTTGTTGTCAGGATCTATCAGTCTAATTGGCGGTGTTGGTACGACACTAGCGTGGGCGCCAATGTTTGTGGAAGAGTTTGGTATTGCTAACGCGCTAGAGCTCGGTGTGGCTTCCAACACGGTTGGTTTGATTGCAGCGTGTGTGATTGGTGGTCCGATTGCCAACTACCTACTCAATAAACACAAAGTGAGCCCTTCTAATGAAGAAGAGGTGACGGTTGGTGCATACCAAGAGAGTGAGACAAAAACAGAGCTAAGCCACTATGGCGTTCTGTGGGCATGGTTGATTCTAAACCTGACACTTATGCTGGGTTATAGCTTAAGTGAAGTTATTGACTCAATGGGGTTGAAACTGCCGTTATTCGTTAGCTGTTTGATCGCAGGTATCTTAATCGGAAACGTCGGTCGCGCACTGTTTAAGAAGCGTCGTACACAAGAGAAAATCGCTCAAGGCCGCAAAGGCTTAGCGATGATCTCTGACATCTGTTTGGGTATGTTCTTGACCATGGCCTTGATGGGGCTGCGTATCTGGGACCTTGATGGGTTGTTTGGCTATATCTCTGTGGTCATGAGTATCCAGATCTTGCTTTCACTTCTGTTTACGATATTCGTCGTTTATTACTTGATGGGACGAAACTACGACTCTGTGGTGATATGCTCAGGCTTCGGTGGTATCACTTTAGGCTCGACTGCGACAGCAATTGTTAACATGACAGCCGTAACTCACCGCTATGGCGCAAGCCCACAAGCATTTATTGTGGTGCCATTAGTGTGTGGTTTCTTTGTCGATCTGATCAACGCGCTAGTGATTAGTTTCTTTGTTGGTCTGTAA
- a CDS encoding ABC transporter substrate-binding protein, with product MFNFWNGNKSGKRQHYELELIHSLLNWDPNEPIVVHSDNTDFPRAEDEGNIFRKNYDVLVTVAGNRKFVDKPTIKLNSPICKGLLGHRILIIREQDQPTFHNINSNKLKSLIAGIPATWADAELFRANGYRVLEQGTLPETLKLLSDKKCDYVSLGANEVESIYQEHTNSLNGLVIEKSIVLYYPLPLVFYVHPDKAQLAQLLDDKLQEHMLSGKFDSLFNQHFGDVVRSIGLEHRRAIHLVNKELPPELRSFKSQFIS from the coding sequence ATGTTTAACTTTTGGAATGGCAATAAATCAGGTAAAAGACAGCACTATGAGTTGGAGCTAATTCATAGCTTGTTGAATTGGGATCCGAACGAACCTATTGTCGTTCACAGCGATAATACTGACTTTCCAAGGGCTGAGGATGAAGGAAATATATTCCGCAAGAATTATGATGTACTCGTCACGGTGGCGGGAAACCGTAAATTTGTGGATAAGCCTACAATCAAACTCAACTCTCCAATTTGTAAAGGCTTACTAGGGCACCGTATCCTAATAATTAGGGAACAAGATCAACCCACATTCCATAATATCAACAGCAATAAACTGAAATCACTTATCGCTGGAATTCCTGCCACATGGGCTGATGCTGAGCTGTTTAGAGCAAATGGATATCGAGTACTAGAGCAAGGAACGTTACCAGAGACCCTTAAACTTCTCTCAGATAAAAAATGTGATTATGTGTCACTCGGTGCCAATGAAGTAGAAAGCATATACCAAGAACACACCAATTCTCTGAATGGGTTAGTCATAGAAAAAAGTATTGTGCTTTATTACCCTCTTCCACTGGTCTTCTATGTCCACCCAGACAAAGCACAACTAGCTCAATTACTGGATGACAAACTGCAAGAACACATGCTCAGCGGTAAGTTTGATTCACTATTTAACCAACATTTTGGGGACGTAGTGAGATCCATTGGATTAGAACATCGTAGAGCTATTCACCTCGTAAATAAGGAGCTACCGCCAGAGCTAAGGTCATTTAAGTCTCAATTCATCTCGTGA
- a CDS encoding LysR family transcriptional regulator, whose product MHHFNIRALEYLNALSKYGSLRKASKMMNVDPAAMSRMLTQLEAQAEIKVWERNNRQSLLTEAGNELLNYYRSIVRSETAVLARLTKLKNLKGGNVSIAIGEGFITNLVSKPMETFMARYPDINLSIEIAGALDAVKMLEDQQIDFAITYASAPHPKLHSHVERSHPLELIAPKGHFLTMKEAPVVMQDIQDASLALIDNSTGMGRLVKQAEQISHLTLQPKLQTNSVTALTNFVSAGLGVTFMPKLTVIDEIKSGQIEVVATELEMLSKATVKVQSLKGRALTLQAETLLDFLLENATFLSHDAYNI is encoded by the coding sequence ATGCACCACTTTAATATCCGCGCGCTGGAATACCTTAATGCTTTATCGAAATATGGGTCGTTACGTAAGGCATCTAAGATGATGAATGTTGACCCCGCGGCAATGAGTAGAATGTTGACACAGCTTGAAGCGCAAGCGGAAATCAAAGTATGGGAACGCAACAATCGTCAATCACTGCTGACTGAGGCGGGCAACGAACTGTTGAATTACTACCGTTCTATTGTTCGTAGTGAAACGGCGGTACTGGCTCGTCTAACTAAGTTGAAAAACCTCAAGGGCGGCAATGTCAGTATTGCCATCGGTGAAGGATTTATTACCAACTTGGTGTCAAAGCCTATGGAAACCTTCATGGCTCGATACCCTGATATCAACCTTTCTATTGAGATTGCTGGTGCATTGGATGCAGTCAAGATGTTGGAAGATCAACAAATCGATTTCGCGATCACCTATGCGTCTGCACCTCACCCTAAACTACACTCCCACGTTGAACGCAGTCATCCGCTCGAATTGATTGCTCCGAAGGGGCACTTTCTTACGATGAAAGAAGCGCCTGTGGTCATGCAAGATATTCAAGACGCTTCTCTCGCCTTGATCGATAACTCGACCGGTATGGGGAGGCTCGTAAAGCAGGCCGAACAAATCTCCCACCTTACCTTGCAGCCAAAGCTTCAAACCAATTCGGTGACCGCACTGACTAACTTTGTTTCAGCTGGATTAGGCGTAACTTTTATGCCTAAGCTCACTGTGATCGATGAGATCAAGTCAGGACAGATTGAAGTGGTTGCGACCGAGTTGGAGATGCTATCGAAGGCGACGGTGAAAGTTCAATCTTTGAAAGGTCGCGCTCTCACGCTACAGGCCGAAACCTTGTTAGATTTCTTACTTGAAAATGCTACTTTCTTGAGTCATGACGCTTACAATATCTAG